From Actinomycetota bacterium, a single genomic window includes:
- a CDS encoding YeeE/YedE family protein: MSPDELLVQPKKRLNWVAGAIMLGLLNTFAVATYGALGVSRNYVVTDSFMTRLFGSDVSTTNSYLSGMPSTVDWLFMIAPGMVIGGFLAALLTGTINTRSVPRLWKSRFGDSKPKRFAAAFAGGFLLLFGARIAGGCTSGLVLSGVGQLAVAGFVFGASIFASGIATAKLLYRKQA; this comes from the coding sequence ATGAGCCCCGACGAACTATTAGTTCAGCCAAAGAAGCGCCTCAACTGGGTAGCCGGGGCCATCATGCTGGGGCTGCTGAACACCTTCGCCGTCGCCACTTATGGAGCCCTCGGCGTATCGCGTAACTACGTAGTCACCGACTCGTTCATGACGCGACTTTTCGGCTCCGATGTCAGCACGACCAATTCCTACTTAAGCGGGATGCCCAGCACGGTCGACTGGCTGTTCATGATCGCGCCGGGCATGGTCATCGGCGGCTTCCTGGCGGCGCTGCTCACCGGCACTATCAACACGAGGTCGGTGCCGCGCCTGTGGAAGAGCCGCTTCGGCGACAGCAAGCCGAAGCGTTTTGCCGCCGCTTTCGCCGGCGGCTTCCTGCTGCTCTTCGGCGCGCGCATCGCCGGCGGCTGCACCAGCGGCCTGGTGTTGAGCGGCGTGGGGCAGCTGGCGGTGGCCGGATTTGTCTTCGGCGCCTCGATCTTTGCTTCCGGCATCGCCACGGCCAAACTCCTTTACCGGAAGCAGGCGTAA
- a CDS encoding type 1 glutamine amidotransferase, with the protein MSIANKKIAVFIAAGFEDPELVKPVEALKDAGAEVTLIGLTKADKQGVTGKHGTMVKADKTIDEVEPEDFEALVIPGGRAPSHLRQNQKILDFTRSIDEAHKPLAAICHGPQVLASADLLKGRNATSFFTVAAEVKKAGGRFSNKPVIIDGNLITSRMPRDIPAFIEAVFDALDATEEESRRKIA; encoded by the coding sequence ATGAGCATCGCCAACAAAAAAATCGCCGTATTCATAGCCGCCGGTTTCGAAGATCCGGAACTCGTCAAGCCTGTCGAAGCCTTGAAAGACGCGGGCGCCGAAGTCACCCTCATAGGCCTCACCAAAGCTGACAAGCAGGGGGTCACAGGCAAACACGGCACCATGGTCAAGGCGGACAAGACCATAGATGAAGTCGAGCCTGAGGACTTCGAAGCGCTGGTCATCCCCGGCGGCAGAGCCCCGTCCCATCTGAGGCAGAACCAGAAGATCCTTGATTTCACCCGCAGCATCGACGAGGCGCACAAACCGCTGGCCGCCATCTGCCACGGGCCGCAGGTCCTGGCCTCGGCCGACCTGCTCAAGGGCAGAAACGCCACCAGCTTCTTCACCGTCGCCGCCGAGGTAAAAAAGGCGGGAGGCAGATTCTCGAACAAACCCGTCATCATCGACGGCAATCTCATTACCTCACGCATGCCCAGGGACATTCCCGCCTTTATCGAAGCCGTTTTCGACGCCCTGGATGCAACGGAAGAGGAATCCAGGCGCAAGATCGCCTGA
- a CDS encoding YeeE/YedE family protein translates to MGIYFIIAQAATDTAGVVGGTDFRAIALGLLTGVAFGAILQRVGASSYELIVNMLRLKDLTIMKFFFLAIGVGAVGIYTVDALGTAHIGIAPLYLLGLVAGGVVFGVGWAVCGYCPGTSLVAMGEGKVDAAVTVLGGLAGALTLALTWDWIRPLLVDPLNYGPKSLPDILGVRPLLVAVILAAIIVAFVIYLDRPQRGSTSSTGKATDRPAGTAAPGQ, encoded by the coding sequence ATGGGCATCTATTTCATAATCGCTCAGGCGGCCACCGACACGGCCGGCGTCGTCGGCGGCACTGACTTTCGCGCCATCGCCCTGGGCCTCCTCACGGGCGTCGCCTTCGGCGCCATCCTGCAGCGTGTCGGCGCCTCCAGCTACGAGCTGATCGTCAACATGCTAAGGCTCAAGGACCTGACCATAATGAAGTTCTTCTTCCTGGCGATCGGGGTGGGCGCGGTCGGCATCTACACCGTCGACGCCCTGGGAACGGCGCACATCGGCATCGCGCCGCTCTACCTGCTGGGCCTCGTCGCCGGCGGCGTCGTCTTCGGCGTCGGCTGGGCCGTCTGCGGCTACTGCCCCGGGACGTCCCTGGTCGCGATGGGAGAGGGAAAAGTGGACGCGGCGGTTACAGTGCTTGGCGGACTGGCGGGAGCACTTACCCTGGCGCTCACCTGGGACTGGATCCGGCCACTTCTCGTCGACCCGCTCAACTACGGGCCCAAGAGCCTGCCGGACATCCTTGGCGTCAGGCCGCTGCTGGTGGCTGTGATCCTGGCGGCGATCATCGTGGCTTTTGTCATCTACCTCGACCGCCCCCAACGCGGCAGCACTTCAAGCACGGGCAAGGCCACTGACCGGCCGGCTGGCACCGCCGCGCCGGGCCAATGA